A genome region from Maridesulfovibrio salexigens DSM 2638 includes the following:
- a CDS encoding universal stress protein — MIFTKILIPVDDSKHSENAISYGASLAEMSGGKIIVLHCHRPVPTGLGEPNFQKAIDDATRESYAILEQKTAFLKDKNINHEEKIIGGSIAKSIKTVADTEKCDLIIMGSKGKSDLEGLVVGSVTHKVLHIAEIPVLVIK, encoded by the coding sequence ATGATTTTTACCAAGATATTAATTCCCGTTGACGATTCCAAGCACTCTGAAAACGCTATCAGCTATGGAGCATCCCTTGCGGAAATGTCCGGCGGCAAAATTATTGTTCTTCACTGCCACCGCCCTGTTCCCACCGGACTAGGAGAACCCAATTTTCAAAAAGCCATTGACGATGCCACCCGCGAATCTTACGCAATCCTTGAACAAAAGACCGCCTTCCTTAAAGACAAGAACATCAATCATGAAGAAAAAATAATTGGCGGTTCCATAGCAAAATCAATTAAGACTGTTGCAGATACGGAAAAATGCGACCTGATAATTATGGGATCTAAAGGAAAGTCTGACCTTGAAGGATTGGTTGTAGGCAGCGTAACCCATAAAGTCCTGCACATCGCCGAGATCCCTGTTCTGGTTATTAAGTAG
- a CDS encoding transporter substrate-binding domain-containing protein: MDLRSINNVLPRLLCLLCLFFYLSCGQIAHADNILVEGDNNYPPYEYLEDGVPTGFNVDIIRAVAEASGLNIGINLRPWSEVVDNLEKGASDVVLGMYFSPARTELFDFSIPHNIISHSIFVRLGSDIKRLEDLHDKEILVQRSDIMHDYALERYPEATIIPVADQASALKLLSSGKHDAALLGKMQNLFRVTEEGIDNLGTTGADFAFGKYCFAVRKGNAELLGRLNEGLNLIKKSGKYDEIYEKWFGVYERESLYDKIVHYLFLVLVPLLIFLALAILWVGLLRHKVAQKTELLRAELRERHRVEHNLQEVQLYLSSIINSMPSIIIGVDKKCRVNQWNLEAEKAYGLKREDVLEKDLADVVPDLIDELERVRSALKTGIKVVDTKVRKYIDKRVRYENITIYPLSEPGVEGAVIRIDDITDRINFEQTVMQNEKMLSVGGLAAGMAHEINNPLAIILGNVQNITRQTTPGLEANDIIAQECGTSIDDVHNYMEKRGVFRKIESIFEAGVRSARIVSNMLSFSRKSDRIKGSHSLPEFLDMTVDLVSSSYSLKEKYDFKQIEIVREYEAGIPCVWCESNEIQQVFLNLIRNGAEALQTKSYKDGGPRMVLRVKHVGEMVRVEIEDNGPGMNENVSKRIFEPFYTTKEVGKGTGLGLSVSYFIITEHHGGTMEVDSMPGEWTRFIIQLPIKEAKADFDKEEP; the protein is encoded by the coding sequence GTGGATTTGCGATCCATAAATAATGTATTGCCAAGATTGTTGTGCTTACTTTGCCTGTTTTTTTATTTGTCCTGTGGGCAGATTGCGCATGCTGATAATATTCTTGTGGAAGGAGATAACAATTATCCGCCATACGAGTATTTAGAGGATGGTGTGCCTACAGGTTTTAATGTTGATATTATCCGCGCTGTAGCAGAAGCTTCCGGTTTAAATATAGGCATTAACCTGCGTCCTTGGAGTGAGGTTGTTGATAATCTTGAGAAAGGTGCCAGCGATGTAGTCCTTGGAATGTATTTTTCGCCTGCCCGTACAGAACTTTTCGATTTTTCAATTCCCCATAATATTATTTCCCACTCCATTTTCGTGCGTTTGGGCTCGGATATTAAAAGACTTGAAGACCTTCATGATAAAGAGATCCTGGTTCAGCGCAGTGACATAATGCATGATTATGCTTTGGAGCGTTACCCGGAAGCGACAATTATTCCGGTAGCAGATCAAGCCTCGGCTTTGAAGCTTCTGTCGTCCGGCAAGCATGATGCTGCCCTGCTTGGTAAGATGCAGAACCTTTTTCGGGTCACTGAAGAAGGTATTGATAACCTGGGGACTACCGGTGCGGACTTTGCGTTCGGTAAATATTGTTTTGCCGTCCGTAAAGGAAATGCCGAATTGCTGGGCAGACTGAATGAAGGGTTGAACCTGATTAAGAAGTCTGGAAAGTATGATGAAATATATGAAAAATGGTTTGGCGTATATGAGCGGGAGAGCCTTTACGATAAGATTGTCCACTATTTATTTTTAGTACTTGTTCCTCTTTTGATTTTTCTTGCGCTGGCAATACTTTGGGTTGGACTGTTGCGTCATAAGGTTGCACAGAAAACTGAATTATTACGTGCTGAGCTTCGGGAAAGGCATCGGGTAGAGCATAATTTGCAGGAGGTTCAGCTTTATTTATCAAGCATCATTAATTCAATGCCATCCATTATCATTGGAGTGGATAAAAAGTGTAGAGTCAATCAGTGGAACCTTGAAGCCGAAAAAGCTTACGGCCTTAAACGCGAAGATGTTCTTGAAAAGGATCTGGCAGATGTTGTTCCTGACTTAATTGATGAATTGGAGCGGGTACGCAGTGCCTTGAAAACAGGGATAAAAGTCGTTGATACCAAGGTTCGCAAGTATATTGATAAGCGTGTCCGTTATGAAAATATTACCATTTACCCTTTAAGTGAGCCCGGTGTTGAAGGGGCGGTAATCAGGATCGATGACATTACCGACCGTATTAATTTTGAACAGACGGTGATGCAGAACGAGAAAATGTTGTCTGTTGGGGGCCTTGCAGCCGGGATGGCGCATGAAATTAACAACCCGCTGGCAATTATTTTAGGTAATGTGCAGAACATCACCCGTCAGACAACTCCCGGCTTGGAGGCCAACGATATTATTGCTCAAGAGTGCGGTACATCCATAGATGATGTCCATAATTATATGGAAAAGCGGGGAGTTTTTCGAAAAATAGAAAGTATTTTTGAAGCAGGAGTTCGTTCAGCCAGGATTGTTTCAAATATGCTGAGTTTCAGCCGCAAAAGTGATAGGATCAAAGGAAGTCATAGCCTGCCGGAATTCCTTGATATGACTGTTGACTTGGTCTCCAGCAGTTATAGCTTGAAAGAAAAATATGATTTTAAGCAGATAGAAATTGTCAGGGAATATGAGGCTGGGATTCCATGTGTATGGTGTGAGAGTAATGAAATTCAGCAGGTCTTTTTGAATTTAATAAGGAATGGGGCTGAAGCTCTTCAGACAAAGAGTTATAAGGACGGTGGGCCACGTATGGTCCTCAGGGTAAAGCATGTCGGAGAAATGGTCAGGGTGGAGATTGAAGACAACGGCCCCGGTATGAACGAGAACGTAAGTAAAAGAATTTTCGAACCTTTTTATACTACAAAAGAAGTTGGTAAAGGGACAGGATTGGGGCTTTCAGTTTCTTATTTTATTATTACTGAGCATCATGGCGGAACTATGGAAGTTGACTCCATGCCCGGAGAATGGACTCGTTTCATAATACAATTGCCCATTAAAGAAGCAAAAGCTGATTTCGACAAGGAGGAACCATGA
- a CDS encoding TetR/AcrR family transcriptional regulator — protein MTKKDTVLKAAKELFGELGYSGTTFKKIADRAGVAVGLLSHHYGNKEKLFRAAGFDVAERLTLALQDEVVQAENGFDAVYRFARRYLEFSVDPDEDFLVLIRCSPYSDLKTGEDRDAMVHKFVQIPVLLENCVARGVRDGSIPNLPVSETAAVVQCNLVGAVRTNLLTPYSPPSLYKEILNFISRALKAA, from the coding sequence ATGACCAAAAAGGATACAGTTTTAAAGGCGGCTAAAGAGCTTTTCGGTGAACTTGGATATAGTGGAACTACTTTCAAGAAGATAGCAGACCGTGCCGGTGTTGCAGTGGGATTGCTTTCACATCATTATGGGAACAAGGAAAAGCTTTTCCGTGCGGCTGGTTTTGACGTTGCTGAACGCTTGACTCTGGCTTTGCAGGATGAGGTCGTGCAGGCAGAGAACGGTTTTGATGCCGTATATAGATTCGCTCGTCGTTATCTTGAATTTTCCGTTGATCCTGATGAGGATTTTCTGGTGCTGATCAGATGTTCACCGTACAGTGATTTGAAAACCGGGGAAGATCGTGACGCAATGGTTCACAAGTTTGTCCAGATTCCAGTTCTGCTTGAAAACTGTGTCGCCCGTGGTGTTCGGGATGGTTCTATCCCCAACCTGCCAGTTTCGGAAACAGCAGCGGTTGTACAGTGTAACCTTGTTGGTGCGGTCAGGACCAATCTGCTTACTCCGTACAGTCCTCCCAGTCTTTATAAGGAAATCTTGAATTTTATCAGCAGAGCTCTTAAAGCTGCATAG
- a CDS encoding TIGR01777 family oxidoreductase — translation MRVVITGGTGFIGKKLSQELVAKGYQVICLTRSSRPSEISGVRNVVWDGKTSAGWLEYADGADAIVNLAGDNIASGRWSAAKKKSILASRVDAGEAVSEAVAKAQNKPKVVIQGSAIGYYGNCGPEPVNEESAKGGLFLSDVVEKWEASTASVEEHGVRRAIIRTAMVLGNGGALGKMIGPFKAGLGSYLGAGHQGVSWIHIKDEVRAIIFLIQNEKCKGIFNLSSIHPLTFNKFADTLGKVLGKRVWFRAPGFVLKLVLGQMAEEVLLSGQFVMPVKLISAGFNFNFPDADEALREVLKP, via the coding sequence ATGAGAGTTGTGATTACTGGTGGAACCGGATTTATCGGAAAAAAGTTGAGTCAGGAATTAGTTGCAAAGGGCTATCAGGTAATTTGCTTGACCCGTTCCAGTCGTCCTTCTGAAATTTCCGGAGTTCGTAATGTTGTCTGGGATGGTAAAACTTCAGCGGGTTGGCTGGAATATGCGGACGGTGCTGATGCCATCGTCAATCTTGCCGGAGATAATATTGCATCCGGTCGCTGGTCAGCGGCTAAGAAAAAGTCCATTCTTGCCAGCCGTGTAGATGCAGGCGAGGCAGTAAGCGAAGCAGTTGCAAAAGCTCAGAACAAGCCGAAAGTTGTTATTCAGGGATCCGCTATCGGATACTATGGTAATTGCGGTCCAGAGCCCGTTAATGAAGAGTCTGCAAAAGGTGGCCTGTTTCTTTCGGATGTAGTTGAAAAATGGGAAGCTAGCACAGCTTCGGTTGAAGAACACGGTGTGAGGCGGGCAATTATTCGAACAGCAATGGTTCTTGGAAACGGCGGTGCGCTGGGTAAGATGATTGGTCCTTTTAAGGCTGGTTTGGGTAGCTATCTTGGTGCGGGGCATCAGGGTGTCTCGTGGATTCATATCAAAGATGAAGTTCGGGCCATAATTTTTCTGATTCAAAATGAGAAATGCAAGGGGATTTTCAATCTCAGCTCTATCCATCCACTGACCTTTAATAAATTTGCTGACACTCTCGGAAAAGTATTGGGTAAAAGGGTCTGGTTTCGCGCGCCCGGTTTTGTGCTAAAGCTCGTTCTTGGGCAGATGGCTGAGGAAGTCCTTTTGAGTGGGCAGTTCGTAATGCCTGTTAAACTGATTTCTGCCGGATTTAATTTCAATTTTCCTGATGCAGATGAAGCTTTGCGGGAAGTTCTTAAGCCGTAA
- a CDS encoding esterase-like activity of phytase family protein has product MLKKLIVAGAAVALSAGLAFASEFEIEKYEVDTPLKYNVPYSGQYAAEFPEGFPIGIGSGMTYIGLGEDGTRYFYAIGDRGPNADSPKVMVDGRKVPSKVFPAPDYTPSYGAVGLKDGKVTLLSTIEIKDSKGRKISGRPIPPGTVGSTGEIPLNDSYKILSYDREGLDTEGIAIDRKDGNLWICDEYGPFIAKMDANTGRLLKKYGPGDGLPEIVGKRQPNRGMEGIAVTPSNKVLGAVQSICDIDGNVKSSKAPFTRLVLLDPETGKTKMFAYPVDVEAYKRCKDVKIGDLHAVSDTEFLIVEQGKGKDGLRNLVYLIDISEATDLTGKMTAEGKELEAVSGAEELESLGIKMATKKKIISLRDYGWKPSKAEGLALLPDMRTLAVCSDNDFGFGSKTIDPVTDKDGKVVKKAKSYVIDGDKMTYNGQEVDTSFKLVPTGEKAGFWMIKLPKKISQY; this is encoded by the coding sequence ATGCTTAAAAAGTTGATTGTAGCGGGTGCGGCAGTTGCTCTTAGTGCCGGTCTTGCTTTTGCGTCTGAGTTTGAAATCGAAAAGTATGAAGTTGATACCCCTCTGAAGTACAATGTTCCTTACAGTGGGCAGTATGCAGCTGAATTCCCGGAAGGCTTTCCCATTGGGATAGGTTCCGGCATGACTTATATCGGTCTGGGTGAAGACGGTACCCGTTATTTCTATGCCATTGGTGACCGCGGCCCTAATGCAGACAGTCCTAAAGTTATGGTCGATGGCAGGAAGGTCCCTTCCAAGGTTTTTCCCGCCCCTGATTACACTCCATCTTACGGTGCTGTCGGTTTAAAAGACGGTAAGGTGACTCTGCTAAGCACCATTGAAATCAAAGACTCCAAGGGCAGAAAAATCTCCGGCCGTCCCATTCCTCCCGGAACCGTCGGTTCTACCGGCGAGATTCCGCTTAATGATTCCTATAAGATACTTTCCTACGACCGCGAAGGTCTAGATACCGAAGGCATTGCCATTGACCGCAAGGACGGCAACCTTTGGATTTGTGATGAGTACGGTCCGTTCATTGCTAAGATGGATGCCAACACCGGGCGTTTGCTTAAGAAATATGGTCCGGGTGATGGGTTGCCCGAAATCGTAGGTAAACGCCAGCCTAACCGGGGAATGGAAGGCATTGCCGTTACTCCCTCCAACAAGGTTCTCGGAGCTGTTCAGTCTATTTGCGATATTGATGGTAATGTGAAGTCCAGCAAGGCTCCGTTTACCCGTCTTGTCCTTCTTGATCCCGAGACTGGCAAAACTAAAATGTTTGCTTACCCCGTTGATGTCGAAGCCTATAAGCGCTGCAAGGATGTTAAGATCGGTGACCTGCATGCTGTGAGCGATACCGAGTTCCTTATTGTTGAACAGGGTAAAGGAAAGGACGGTCTTCGCAACCTTGTTTATCTTATTGATATCAGCGAAGCCACAGACCTGACTGGTAAGATGACAGCCGAAGGTAAAGAACTGGAAGCCGTTTCCGGGGCTGAAGAGCTTGAATCTCTCGGCATTAAGATGGCGACCAAGAAAAAGATTATCAGTTTGCGTGATTACGGCTGGAAGCCCAGCAAAGCCGAAGGTCTGGCTCTGTTACCTGATATGCGGACTCTCGCAGTATGCTCCGATAACGATTTCGGTTTCGGCTCCAAAACAATTGATCCTGTCACAGATAAGGATGGTAAGGTTGTCAAGAAGGCCAAAAGCTATGTCATCGACGGTGATAAGATGACATATAACGGTCAGGAAGTGGACACCTCATTCAAGCTTGTACCTACCGGTGAAAAGGCCGGGTTCTGGATGATCAAGCTTCCTAAGAAAATCTCTCAGTATTAG
- a CDS encoding tetratricopeptide repeat protein produces the protein MNKTFTSIRTKATLIGLPLIIVALLTGCGTKNEAAGLHQTGTVAFMLNKDKAASVYFEKAIDANPEYGPSYIMLGDCYLREGKYKEAVEVISKGLKLELEQGHIRLAHRKLARAYKELGNSDKALEHITIYTRMSVWQEKFTPQKISETETFVADLNLPADQKRLAVDKIMEESTKAKAGPVTEESQEEETDILNMISFGLI, from the coding sequence ATGAATAAAACATTTACCAGCATCAGGACCAAGGCGACCTTGATCGGATTGCCCCTGATTATCGTAGCCCTGCTTACCGGTTGCGGAACAAAAAACGAAGCCGCAGGGCTCCATCAGACAGGAACCGTCGCCTTCATGCTCAACAAGGACAAGGCTGCCTCTGTCTACTTTGAAAAGGCAATCGATGCCAATCCGGAATACGGCCCCAGCTATATTATGCTCGGCGACTGCTATCTCCGTGAAGGCAAATACAAAGAAGCTGTTGAAGTCATCAGTAAAGGACTCAAACTTGAACTGGAGCAGGGCCACATCAGGCTTGCCCACAGAAAACTGGCCCGAGCCTACAAAGAGCTCGGAAACTCAGACAAGGCACTTGAGCACATAACCATCTATACCCGCATGTCTGTCTGGCAGGAAAAATTCACTCCGCAGAAAATCTCTGAGACAGAAACTTTTGTCGCGGACCTTAATCTGCCCGCTGATCAAAAGAGGCTTGCGGTAGACAAAATCATGGAAGAATCCACTAAGGCCAAAGCCGGACCTGTTACTGAAGAAAGTCAGGAAGAAGAAACCGACATTCTAAACATGATCAGTTTTGGGCTTATTTAG
- a CDS encoding Y-family DNA polymerase — protein sequence MRIFALVDCNNFYVSCERLFRPEIKHRPVVVLSNNDGCVISRSQEAKDIGVPMGAPAYKYQSFFLQNNVEIFSSNYALYGDLSQRVTATLASLTPDLEVYSIDESFLEFPPCMLRELPSIGKEIRTRILKWTGIPVSVGFGSTKTLAKVASRFAKKYPQTEGTFSLCGRNDLDRLLDKVPVTDVWGIGRRHGKRLIARGVSTARTFKDLPNLWLKKNMSVTGLHTALELRGTPCFELDNSPKPKKTISSSRSFGRPVTALSDLEESVAAYVARAGEKLREQQSLTNGVMVYLTTNRFNNLPQYSNSATRMLPIATDYTPELINTGLQCIRSIYKEGFSYKKTGVVLLDLCGKYNRQCNLLELDHKAESAKKEAIMNLLDSANTRFGRRTLSYASEGLEQPWQMNRKYKSPSYTTSWDDLPKIG from the coding sequence ATGAGAATCTTTGCGCTGGTGGACTGCAACAATTTCTACGTTTCCTGCGAAAGACTATTCCGTCCGGAAATCAAACACCGTCCGGTTGTTGTTCTTTCTAATAATGATGGCTGCGTAATATCCCGGTCACAGGAAGCAAAAGACATCGGCGTACCGATGGGGGCCCCGGCATATAAATATCAATCATTTTTCCTGCAAAATAATGTTGAGATATTTTCATCTAATTACGCTCTTTACGGCGACCTTTCGCAACGGGTTACTGCTACTTTAGCTTCCCTCACTCCAGACCTTGAGGTCTACTCCATCGATGAATCTTTCCTTGAATTTCCGCCCTGCATGCTTCGCGAACTACCGTCTATCGGCAAAGAAATCAGAACCAGAATTCTCAAATGGACCGGAATCCCGGTCTCTGTCGGATTCGGCTCCACCAAAACACTGGCCAAAGTTGCCAGCCGGTTTGCCAAAAAATATCCACAGACAGAAGGCACCTTCAGTCTGTGTGGCCGAAATGATCTGGACCGCCTGCTGGATAAAGTTCCGGTAACTGATGTCTGGGGCATAGGCAGACGGCACGGAAAAAGATTAATCGCGCGAGGAGTCAGCACTGCCCGGACCTTTAAAGATCTTCCTAACCTCTGGCTTAAAAAGAATATGTCCGTAACCGGACTGCACACGGCCCTTGAGTTGCGCGGAACCCCCTGCTTTGAACTGGACAATTCACCGAAGCCCAAAAAGACTATTTCCTCATCCCGTTCTTTCGGACGTCCGGTTACGGCTCTATCCGACCTTGAAGAGTCCGTTGCCGCCTATGTTGCCCGGGCCGGGGAAAAGCTGCGAGAACAGCAATCCCTTACAAACGGTGTAATGGTTTACCTGACCACAAACCGCTTCAACAATCTGCCACAATACTCCAACTCAGCCACCCGCATGCTGCCCATTGCCACGGACTATACCCCGGAACTGATCAACACCGGACTGCAATGCATCCGCTCCATATATAAGGAAGGGTTCAGCTATAAAAAAACAGGAGTGGTTCTGCTCGACCTTTGCGGAAAATACAACCGCCAATGCAATTTACTGGAACTGGACCATAAAGCTGAATCAGCCAAAAAAGAAGCAATCATGAACCTTCTCGACTCAGCGAACACACGTTTCGGAAGACGCACCTTGAGCTATGCTTCCGAGGGCCTTGAACAACCGTGGCAGATGAACAGGAAGTATAAATCACCATCCTACACCACCAGTTGGGACGACCTGCCAAAGATAGGCTAG
- a CDS encoding exopolyphosphatase has product MRLLTRSDFDGLACAVLLKEIGIMDNWMFVHPKDVQDGRYPGDPNDIVANVPYIEGCGYWFDHHSSEDERLNMKLDYKGMSKQAKSAARVIWEYFGGHEKFADKFDEMLHYVDKVDSGDITADEVANPKGWILLGFIMDPRTGLGRYRHFNVSNYQLMEHLIDYCRELPIDEILNLPDVKERVDLYFERDKQFRGMLKERTEMFGNVAILDLREQEEIYPGNRFTLYSMYPECNISIQIIWGKMKQNTVFSVGHSILNRTSKVDVGSVMLQFGGGGHKQVGTCQVPHDEADAVLGQMVAMFMDKK; this is encoded by the coding sequence ATGCGGCTTTTGACACGATCAGATTTTGACGGCCTTGCCTGCGCTGTCCTGCTTAAAGAAATTGGAATCATGGATAACTGGATGTTTGTCCATCCCAAGGATGTTCAGGACGGACGCTACCCCGGCGACCCCAACGACATTGTTGCCAACGTTCCTTATATAGAAGGTTGCGGCTATTGGTTTGACCACCACTCCAGCGAAGACGAACGTCTAAACATGAAGCTGGATTACAAGGGAATGTCTAAGCAGGCTAAAAGTGCAGCCCGTGTCATCTGGGAGTACTTCGGCGGTCATGAAAAATTCGCCGATAAATTCGATGAAATGCTCCACTATGTCGATAAAGTGGATAGCGGGGACATCACAGCTGATGAAGTTGCCAATCCTAAAGGCTGGATACTGCTCGGCTTCATTATGGACCCGCGCACCGGACTTGGTAGATACAGACACTTCAACGTCAGCAACTACCAGCTCATGGAACACCTCATCGACTACTGCCGGGAATTGCCTATTGATGAAATCCTCAATCTGCCCGATGTCAAAGAACGCGTGGACCTCTATTTTGAAAGGGACAAACAGTTCCGTGGAATGCTGAAAGAACGTACCGAGATGTTCGGCAATGTCGCCATTCTCGACCTGCGCGAACAAGAAGAAATCTACCCCGGCAACAGATTCACCCTCTACTCCATGTACCCGGAATGCAACATCAGCATCCAGATCATTTGGGGTAAGATGAAACAGAACACAGTATTTTCCGTAGGTCACAGCATCCTTAACCGCACCAGCAAAGTCGATGTAGGCAGCGTAATGCTCCAGTTCGGCGGTGGCGGGCACAAGCAGGTCGGTACCTGTCAGGTTCCACATGATGAAGCCGATGCCGTCCTCGGTCAGATGGTCGCCATGTTCATGGATAAGAAATAA
- a CDS encoding biotin carboxylase N-terminal domain-containing protein, with the protein MNPKTDKVLIANRGEIAVRIMQACKDLGLSFVSVYTAEDKDSGHVTLARQLGGEEAIYMIRSYNDAGDILSVADETMCTAVHPGYGFFSENFRFARRVTERDRPMTFIGPSWWVIRDLGDKINTKRLARKLDVPTIPGSDRAIYDELEAEEIASNLFEFQKEQGVRNPVVLVKASAGGGGMGIDEVYSIEEFRQVYRRIRNYSLRTFNDEGVLIEQRIFNFNHLEVQIVSERSGKKHVHFGTRNCSVQSPGRQKRIEVAPGFSPESIAYSFDAKKVLDDIVEHSLSMAREINYDNVGTWEWIVTPKGAPFLMEVNTRIQVENGVSAAISRIKGNPDVNLIKEQIRLALGDEMGYTQDDITFEGVGIEYRIIAEDTDEKFAPWAGEIENLHWDDHDWLRMHTHIPKELPYQIPTEFDPNLALAIIWGKDLEESKKRGLEFLDEFVLEGKDRKDVSLKSNLKFLAKKTTNILEF; encoded by the coding sequence TTGAATCCCAAAACAGATAAAGTACTTATTGCTAACCGAGGCGAGATCGCCGTGCGCATCATGCAGGCATGTAAAGATCTCGGACTCAGTTTTGTCAGCGTATACACGGCAGAGGACAAGGATTCCGGGCACGTAACCCTCGCAAGGCAGCTCGGAGGCGAAGAAGCGATCTACATGATCAGATCCTACAACGATGCAGGAGATATCCTCTCCGTTGCAGACGAGACCATGTGTACCGCTGTACACCCGGGCTACGGCTTCTTCTCTGAAAACTTTCGTTTTGCCCGCAGGGTAACCGAAAGGGATCGTCCCATGACCTTCATCGGGCCTTCCTGGTGGGTAATTCGCGACCTTGGTGATAAAATCAACACCAAACGTCTGGCTAGAAAGCTCGATGTCCCCACCATCCCCGGTTCTGACAGAGCGATTTACGATGAACTGGAAGCGGAAGAAATCGCATCCAACCTGTTCGAGTTTCAGAAAGAACAGGGCGTACGTAATCCCGTTGTTCTCGTAAAGGCATCCGCTGGTGGCGGTGGTATGGGTATTGACGAAGTTTACTCTATCGAGGAATTCCGTCAGGTTTACCGCCGTATCAGAAACTACTCCCTGCGTACCTTCAACGATGAAGGCGTACTTATCGAACAGCGTATCTTCAACTTCAACCACCTTGAAGTTCAGATCGTTTCCGAACGCTCCGGCAAAAAACATGTCCACTTCGGCACCCGTAACTGCTCAGTACAGAGCCCCGGCCGCCAGAAGAGGATCGAAGTCGCACCCGGCTTCTCCCCTGAGAGCATCGCCTACTCCTTTGATGCTAAAAAAGTGCTTGATGACATTGTGGAACACTCCCTGAGCATGGCCCGCGAAATCAATTACGACAACGTGGGAACATGGGAATGGATTGTTACCCCCAAAGGCGCACCCTTCCTCATGGAAGTAAACACCCGTATTCAGGTTGAAAACGGTGTTTCTGCTGCCATTTCACGCATCAAGGGCAACCCGGACGTAAACCTGATCAAAGAACAGATCAGACTCGCCCTGGGTGACGAGATGGGCTACACTCAGGACGACATCACCTTCGAAGGTGTGGGAATCGAATACAGAATCATTGCCGAAGACACAGATGAGAAATTCGCTCCTTGGGCAGGCGAAATCGAGAACCTCCATTGGGATGACCATGATTGGCTCAGAATGCATACCCACATTCCCAAAGAACTGCCCTACCAGATTCCCACAGAATTTGACCCCAACCTGGCGCTGGCCATCATCTGGGGCAAGGACCTTGAGGAATCCAAGAAACGCGGACTCGAATTCCTTGATGAATTCGTTCTGGAAGGCAAGGACAGAAAGGACGTTTCCCTGAAGTCCAACCTTAAGTTTCTGGCCAAGAAAACAACAAACATACTGGAATTCTAA
- a CDS encoding LexA family protein → MKQFSAEIFTPEAANKIELPLLLSEVIAGFPSPADDYIDKKMDLNEHLISNKAATFLIRAYGDSMIDANIKEGDILVVDRSMDAHNNSIIIAIFNGELTVKRIKQRAGRLFLLPENPEYPLLEITEETSFEVWGVVTYIIHKAV, encoded by the coding sequence ATGAAACAATTTTCTGCTGAAATATTCACACCTGAAGCCGCAAACAAAATTGAACTGCCACTGCTCTTATCAGAGGTAATCGCAGGATTCCCCTCCCCTGCTGACGACTACATCGATAAAAAGATGGACCTCAATGAACATCTGATCAGCAATAAGGCGGCAACATTCCTCATCCGGGCCTACGGCGACTCTATGATTGATGCCAACATCAAAGAAGGGGACATACTTGTTGTCGACCGTTCCATGGACGCTCACAACAACTCCATCATCATAGCCATATTCAACGGAGAGCTTACCGTAAAACGGATCAAACAAAGAGCAGGCAGACTCTTTCTTCTCCCGGAAAATCCTGAGTATCCTCTACTTGAAATAACCGAAGAGACTTCTTTTGAAGTTTGGGGAGTCGTAACCTACATCATCCACAAGGCAGTGTAA